The following are encoded together in the Microterricola viridarii genome:
- a CDS encoding serine hydrolase — translation MTSPAPHSERRVRQAALDRGRHQGGEPNENFGRGFSALADLAVNGVQLTAHASDLATGRVLFSVDDHVSMPTAGIGKVLLLIEVAAQLSDPEFEPAMAGGLAILDRFAGDAVGAEGLWQHLQAPALPVADLAALVGASGDNLASNVLLRVIGLEAVRTRGESLGLSRTALLDIVRDNRGPDDAPQLSVGSAGELAWLFTALARGEVVSPEVSQRVVGWLSLHADLSMVANAFGLVPLAHRESDHGLLLVNMTGTAPGVRSEVGVLRGPRAGVSYMVSMQFADTALSARLEVLDGMRQVGVDLLEYVH, via the coding sequence TTGACCAGCCCTGCCCCGCACTCTGAACGACGAGTGCGTCAGGCTGCGCTCGATCGGGGCAGACACCAGGGCGGCGAGCCGAACGAGAACTTCGGGCGCGGCTTCTCGGCGCTCGCCGACCTCGCCGTCAACGGCGTGCAGCTGACGGCCCACGCCAGCGATCTGGCCACCGGGCGCGTGCTGTTCTCGGTCGACGACCACGTCTCGATGCCGACCGCCGGCATCGGCAAGGTGCTGCTGCTCATCGAGGTCGCCGCCCAGCTGAGCGACCCGGAGTTTGAGCCGGCGATGGCCGGCGGGCTGGCGATCCTCGACCGTTTCGCCGGCGATGCCGTCGGCGCGGAGGGCCTCTGGCAGCACCTGCAGGCGCCGGCGCTGCCGGTGGCCGACCTGGCCGCCCTCGTCGGGGCATCCGGCGACAACCTGGCCAGCAACGTTCTGCTGCGGGTCATCGGCCTGGAGGCCGTGCGCACCCGCGGCGAATCTCTCGGGCTCAGTCGCACCGCGCTGCTGGACATCGTGCGCGACAACCGTGGGCCGGATGACGCCCCGCAGCTGTCGGTCGGCTCTGCCGGCGAACTGGCCTGGCTGTTCACGGCCCTCGCCCGCGGCGAGGTCGTCTCGCCCGAGGTCTCACAGCGCGTCGTCGGCTGGCTCTCGCTGCACGCCGACCTCTCGATGGTCGCCAACGCCTTCGGCCTGGTGCCGCTGGCCCACCGCGAGTCCGACCACGGGCTGTTGCTGGTGAACATGACGGGAACGGCCCCCGGAGTGCGCAGCGAGGTCGGCGTGCTGCGCGGCCCGCGCGCCGGCGTCAGCTACATGGTGTCGATGCAGTTCGCCGACACCGCGCTCTCGGCCCGGCTCGAGGTGCTCGACGGCATGCGCCAGGTCGGCGTGGACCTGCTGGAGTACGTGCACTGA
- a CDS encoding NUDIX hydrolase, producing MSSSDLPGAALPDIHVAAVALIRDRRVLMVTARGRAVHYMPGGKIDAGETVQDAAAREAREEVAIELPTDSLSELFEVTTQAHGEPEGRLVRMHVFGVEAAVAAGVTPEPSAEVSALHWVTAADVDRCPPAGAEVLQRLAALGLID from the coding sequence GTGAGCTCTTCTGATCTGCCCGGCGCGGCACTGCCCGACATCCACGTGGCGGCCGTCGCCCTGATCCGCGACCGCCGCGTGCTGATGGTCACGGCGCGCGGGCGCGCGGTGCACTACATGCCTGGCGGCAAGATCGATGCCGGCGAGACGGTGCAGGATGCCGCCGCGCGCGAGGCTCGCGAGGAGGTGGCGATCGAACTCCCGACCGACTCGCTCAGCGAACTGTTCGAGGTCACGACGCAGGCGCACGGCGAACCGGAGGGGCGCCTGGTGCGCATGCACGTGTTCGGGGTGGAGGCCGCCGTGGCGGCGGGCGTCACCCCGGAGCCGTCGGCCGAGGTGAGCGCCCTGCACTGGGTGACCGCGGCAGACGTCGACCGTTGCCCGCCCGCCGGCGCCGAGGTGCTGCAGCGCCTGGCCGCCCTCGGCCTCATCGACTGA
- a CDS encoding polysaccharide deacetylase family protein, translating to MPVGTGTLSSLPGDGSLLAWTADDGSSAAVIAAYAAFAAETGTRLTLFVTGGYDAWDANIEALRPLVASGQIQLGNHTWSHADLTTISDEEVLSELQRAHDFIEQTWGVDARPYFRPPYGAHDERVDALAASIGYTVPTLWYGSLSDSGLITEQQVMDFATQWFLPQHIVIGHLNFDPVTRVFPQLQALLSERGLQTVTLNDVFTSEQHP from the coding sequence GTGCCCGTCGGCACGGGGACGCTGAGCAGCCTGCCTGGCGATGGCTCGCTGCTCGCCTGGACGGCGGATGACGGCTCCAGCGCCGCCGTGATCGCCGCCTACGCCGCGTTCGCCGCCGAGACGGGCACGCGCCTGACCCTCTTTGTCACCGGAGGGTACGACGCCTGGGATGCGAACATCGAGGCCCTGCGACCCCTCGTGGCCTCCGGGCAGATCCAACTCGGCAACCACACCTGGTCACACGCCGACCTCACCACGATCTCCGACGAGGAGGTGCTCTCGGAGCTGCAGCGCGCCCACGACTTCATCGAGCAGACGTGGGGCGTCGACGCCCGGCCGTACTTTCGACCGCCATACGGCGCCCATGACGAGAGGGTCGACGCCCTCGCCGCGAGCATCGGGTACACCGTTCCCACGCTTTGGTACGGCTCGCTGTCCGACTCCGGCCTGATCACCGAACAGCAGGTGATGGATTTCGCAACGCAGTGGTTCCTGCCCCAACACATCGTGATCGGCCACCTGAACTTCGACCCGGTCACGCGGGTGTTCCCTCAGCTGCAGGCACTCCTCAGCGAGCGCGGCCTGCAGACCGTCACGCTCAATGACGTGTTCACGAGTGAGCAGCACCCCTGA
- a CDS encoding glycine--tRNA ligase, whose product MAAPSRLDAVIALARHRGFVFQAGEIYGGSRSAWDYGPLGTELKENIKRQWWRFMVQSRDDVVGLDSSVILPKQVWEASGHVEVFSDPLVECQSCHKRFRADHLEEEYEEKKGRAPENGLDDIACPNCGNRHTWTEPRAFSGLLKTFLGPVDDESGMHYLRPETAQGIFVNFANVLQASRLKPPFGIGQIGKSFRNEITPGNFIFRTREFEQMEMEFFVEPGTDEEWQEYWMEQRMSWYTGLGINPENLRFFEHPQEKLSHYSKRTVDIEYRFGFTGSEFGELEGIANRTDFDLKTHSEASGKDLSFFDQTKNERWTPYVIEPAAGLTRSLMAFLVDAYHEEEVPNAKGGVDTRTVLKLDPRLAPIKAAILPLSRNERLSPMARELAAELRQSWNIDFDDAGAIGRRYRRQDEIGTPFCITVDFDSLDDKAVTVRDRDTMQQERVPLDGLYVYLAERLKGA is encoded by the coding sequence ATGGCCGCACCCAGCCGTCTCGACGCCGTCATCGCCCTCGCCCGCCACCGCGGGTTCGTGTTCCAGGCCGGTGAGATCTACGGAGGTTCGCGCTCGGCCTGGGACTACGGACCGCTCGGCACCGAGCTCAAGGAGAACATCAAGCGCCAGTGGTGGCGCTTCATGGTGCAGAGCCGCGACGACGTCGTCGGCCTGGACTCCAGCGTGATCCTGCCCAAGCAGGTGTGGGAGGCATCCGGCCACGTCGAGGTCTTCAGCGACCCGCTGGTCGAATGCCAGAGCTGCCACAAGCGCTTCCGTGCCGACCACCTGGAAGAGGAGTACGAGGAGAAGAAGGGCCGCGCGCCCGAGAACGGCCTCGATGACATTGCCTGCCCGAACTGCGGCAACCGCCACACCTGGACAGAGCCGCGCGCCTTCTCCGGCCTGCTGAAGACGTTCCTCGGCCCGGTCGACGACGAGTCCGGCATGCACTACCTGCGCCCGGAGACGGCCCAGGGCATCTTCGTGAACTTCGCCAACGTGCTGCAGGCTTCGCGCCTCAAGCCGCCGTTCGGAATCGGCCAGATCGGCAAGAGCTTCCGCAATGAGATCACACCCGGAAACTTCATCTTCCGCACCCGTGAGTTCGAGCAGATGGAGATGGAATTCTTTGTCGAGCCCGGCACGGATGAGGAGTGGCAGGAGTACTGGATGGAGCAGCGGATGAGCTGGTACACCGGTCTCGGCATCAACCCCGAGAACCTGCGCTTCTTCGAGCACCCGCAGGAGAAGCTCAGCCACTACTCGAAGCGCACCGTCGACATCGAGTACCGCTTCGGCTTCACCGGCAGCGAATTCGGCGAGCTTGAGGGCATCGCCAACCGCACCGACTTCGACCTGAAGACGCACTCCGAGGCTTCAGGCAAGGACCTCTCGTTCTTCGACCAGACCAAGAACGAGCGCTGGACGCCGTACGTGATCGAGCCCGCGGCCGGCCTCACCCGCTCGCTGATGGCGTTCCTGGTCGACGCGTACCACGAGGAGGAAGTACCGAACGCGAAGGGTGGCGTCGACACCCGCACCGTGCTCAAGCTCGACCCGCGCCTGGCGCCGATCAAGGCCGCCATCCTGCCGCTGTCGCGCAACGAGCGCCTCTCGCCGATGGCGCGCGAGCTCGCCGCCGAGCTGCGCCAGAGCTGGAACATCGACTTCGACGACGCGGGCGCCATCGGTCGCCGCTACCGCCGCCAGGACGAGATCGGCACCCCGTTCTGCATCACGGTCGACTTCGACTCGCTCGACGACAAGGCGGTCACCGTGCGCGACCGCGACACCATGCAGCAGGAGCGCGTGCCGCTCGACGGCCTGTACGTGTACCTCGCCGAGCGGCTGAAGGGCGCCTAA
- a CDS encoding MFS transporter, translating into MTEAAEADTAGDTAPGGRPAAEPKTRFAAFRHPHARRFIVSGTVAMMGDNIEHVISYWVMWQLFHSPLLAGFAVVSHWLPHLFLSVWFGGLADKYDCRRIIQIAQAAFITASLGWGVLFVAGILEPWHCCVLLVIHGLASAIWHPADQMMLYDIVGPRELPSAVRLNSTGRNLGMLLGPLVGATLLLTVGPNIGMFLNVLCFLPMLIVLIRMPFTGHTRVAAAPKVRLRLGEAFAEIARVRHNVPIMTMIVLSGSTSLLIGVALAPLMPEFAEHLGGSNAGAAYSLLMAATAAGAVLGGVLLESSRGFRPTVRVAIVATLGYGLSIIVFALSHNYVLSLAALLVGGVLNLVSSSTAQTIVQLEAPEAERGRVIGLYGMASMGLRAGSGVTIGVLGAWIGIQWAVGAAGIALGLVALAMLTVLWLKRQPAAPALAS; encoded by the coding sequence ATGACGGAGGCAGCTGAGGCCGACACGGCCGGCGACACCGCGCCCGGCGGGCGCCCGGCCGCCGAGCCCAAGACCCGCTTCGCGGCGTTCCGGCATCCGCACGCCCGCCGTTTCATCGTCAGCGGCACGGTCGCGATGATGGGCGACAACATCGAGCACGTCATCAGCTACTGGGTGATGTGGCAGCTGTTCCACTCGCCGCTGCTGGCCGGCTTCGCCGTTGTCAGCCACTGGCTGCCGCACCTGTTCCTCTCGGTCTGGTTCGGTGGCCTGGCCGACAAGTACGACTGCCGCCGCATCATCCAGATCGCGCAGGCGGCGTTCATCACAGCCTCACTCGGCTGGGGTGTGCTCTTCGTTGCCGGAATCCTCGAGCCCTGGCACTGCTGCGTGCTGCTCGTGATCCACGGCCTGGCCAGCGCCATCTGGCATCCGGCCGACCAGATGATGCTCTACGACATCGTCGGCCCGCGCGAGCTGCCGAGCGCGGTGCGGCTGAACTCCACCGGGCGCAACCTCGGCATGCTGCTCGGCCCGCTGGTCGGCGCGACCCTGCTGCTCACGGTGGGGCCGAACATCGGCATGTTCTTGAACGTGCTGTGCTTCCTGCCGATGCTGATCGTGCTGATCCGGATGCCGTTCACCGGCCACACCCGGGTGGCGGCGGCGCCGAAGGTGCGGCTGCGCCTCGGTGAGGCGTTCGCCGAGATCGCCAGGGTGCGGCACAACGTGCCGATCATGACCATGATCGTGCTCTCCGGCTCGACCTCCCTGCTGATCGGCGTCGCGCTGGCCCCGCTCATGCCCGAGTTCGCCGAGCACCTCGGCGGCAGCAACGCCGGAGCCGCCTACAGCCTGCTGATGGCGGCCACCGCGGCCGGGGCCGTGCTCGGCGGGGTGCTGCTGGAATCCTCGCGCGGGTTCCGACCGACGGTGCGGGTGGCCATTGTCGCCACACTCGGCTACGGGCTCTCGATCATCGTGTTCGCGCTCTCACACAACTACGTGCTCTCGCTGGCGGCGCTGCTCGTCGGGGGAGTGCTGAACCTGGTGTCGTCGTCGACGGCGCAGACGATCGTGCAGCTGGAGGCGCCCGAGGCCGAGCGCGGCCGGGTGATCGGGCTCTACGGCATGGCCAGTATGGGCCTGCGCGCCGGCAGCGGTGTCACGATCGGTGTGCTCGGCGCCTGGATCGGCATCCAGTGGGCCGTCGGGGCCGCAGGCATCGCGCTCGGCCTCGTGGCGCTGGCCATGCTCACCGTGCTCTGGCTGAAGCGGCAGCCCGCGGCTCCCGCCCTCGCGAGCTGA
- a CDS encoding alpha-galactosidase: MATPPSLGVALRAAGTAIVLDLSDGQLPAVVHWGADCGALTAGGFVALRDAGILPVAPSEPDAPVRVSLLPEHGAGWFGRPGVSGSRAGRAWSPRWRTAGLALDGVALTVVPDSVPDSAPDTAPADRVVTHGAGVLVVTAEDPAAELALELTIELTAAGVVRARAVIENRGAEVYQLDELLLCLPTPASATEVLDFAGRWGKERAPQRHEMTVGSHRREGRHGRTGLDSAMILHAGTPGFGFAGGEVWGIHAAWSGNHVHQVERVLSGVQLLGGGELLLPGEVRLAWGENYQSPWVYGIYGDGLDEAARRMHRELRARPQHPASERPVTLNTWEAVYFDHDLDTLLELADVAAEVGIERFVLDDGWFGGRRNDEAGLGDWFVSPEAWPNGLHPLIDHVRGLGMQFGLWFEPEMVNVDSELARAHPEWIMATGDALPIEARHQQALNLGIPECYAHVRDAMCAVLDEYDIAYIKWDHNRDLVDAATRADGRPGVHAQTLAFYRLVAELKARYPGLEIESCSSGGGRIDLGALANTDRVWVSDNNDPLERQQINRWTGQLVPPEMMGAHIAASGPSHTTGRIHSLPFRALTALFGHLGVEWDLRQAGAEEKAELAEWIGLHKELRGLLHHGDVVRLDHPDAAIAVHGVVAHDRSAAVYSLASVAASAVSNPGRIRFTGLDPEALYSVEPLPIGTTLHHLFPAPWWEDAPLELSGAALGRVGLAAPLMRPEQGVLFRVTRVG, encoded by the coding sequence ATGGCCACCCCACCCTCACTCGGTGTCGCCCTCCGTGCCGCGGGCACCGCGATCGTGCTCGACCTCAGCGACGGGCAGCTCCCCGCCGTCGTGCATTGGGGCGCCGATTGCGGCGCCCTCACCGCTGGCGGCTTTGTCGCGCTGCGGGATGCCGGCATCCTTCCGGTCGCGCCCAGCGAGCCCGACGCCCCGGTGCGGGTGTCGCTGCTGCCGGAGCACGGCGCCGGCTGGTTCGGCCGGCCGGGCGTGAGCGGATCCCGCGCCGGCAGGGCCTGGTCGCCGCGCTGGCGCACCGCCGGGCTGGCCCTGGACGGGGTGGCGCTCACTGTCGTGCCAGACAGCGTGCCAGACAGCGCGCCCGACACCGCGCCCGCCGACCGCGTCGTCACCCATGGCGCGGGCGTGCTCGTCGTCACGGCCGAAGACCCCGCCGCCGAACTCGCGCTGGAACTCACCATCGAGCTCACCGCCGCTGGCGTGGTGCGCGCCAGAGCGGTGATCGAGAACCGCGGCGCTGAGGTCTACCAGCTCGACGAACTGCTGCTCTGCCTGCCCACGCCGGCCAGCGCCACCGAGGTGCTCGACTTCGCCGGCCGCTGGGGTAAGGAGCGCGCGCCGCAGCGGCACGAGATGACCGTCGGCAGTCACCGCCGCGAGGGCCGCCACGGCCGCACCGGACTGGACTCCGCGATGATCCTGCATGCGGGCACCCCCGGTTTCGGGTTCGCCGGCGGCGAGGTCTGGGGCATCCACGCGGCATGGTCCGGCAACCATGTGCACCAGGTGGAGCGCGTGTTGAGTGGTGTGCAGCTGCTCGGCGGCGGCGAACTGCTGCTGCCCGGCGAGGTGCGCCTGGCCTGGGGCGAGAACTACCAGAGCCCCTGGGTCTACGGCATCTACGGCGACGGCCTGGACGAGGCGGCCCGCCGCATGCATCGGGAGCTCCGCGCCCGGCCGCAGCACCCGGCATCCGAGCGCCCCGTCACCCTGAACACCTGGGAAGCCGTGTACTTCGACCATGACCTCGACACCCTGCTCGAGCTCGCCGACGTGGCGGCCGAGGTGGGCATCGAGCGCTTCGTGCTCGACGACGGCTGGTTCGGCGGCCGGCGCAACGACGAGGCCGGTCTCGGCGACTGGTTCGTCTCACCCGAGGCCTGGCCGAACGGGCTGCACCCGTTGATCGACCATGTGCGCGGCCTCGGCATGCAGTTCGGGCTCTGGTTCGAGCCGGAGATGGTCAACGTGGACTCGGAGTTGGCCCGCGCCCACCCCGAGTGGATCATGGCCACCGGCGACGCCCTGCCGATCGAGGCGCGACACCAGCAGGCCCTGAACCTCGGCATTCCCGAGTGCTACGCCCACGTCCGCGATGCGATGTGCGCCGTCCTCGACGAGTACGACATCGCCTACATCAAGTGGGATCACAACCGCGACCTGGTGGATGCCGCCACGCGCGCCGACGGCCGGCCCGGCGTGCACGCGCAGACACTGGCCTTCTACCGGCTCGTCGCCGAGCTGAAGGCGCGCTACCCCGGGCTCGAGATCGAGTCCTGCTCATCCGGCGGCGGCCGCATCGACCTGGGCGCGCTGGCGAACACCGACCGCGTCTGGGTCTCTGACAACAACGACCCGCTGGAGCGCCAGCAGATCAACCGCTGGACCGGGCAACTGGTGCCGCCGGAGATGATGGGCGCCCACATCGCCGCCTCTGGCCCGTCGCACACGACGGGGCGCATCCACTCGCTGCCGTTCCGGGCGCTCACCGCGCTGTTCGGCCACCTCGGCGTCGAGTGGGACCTGCGTCAGGCCGGCGCCGAGGAGAAGGCCGAGCTGGCCGAGTGGATCGGACTGCACAAGGAGCTGCGCGGGCTGCTCCACCACGGCGACGTGGTGCGCCTGGATCACCCGGACGCGGCCATCGCCGTGCACGGCGTCGTCGCGCACGACCGCTCGGCCGCCGTGTACTCGCTGGCCTCGGTGGCGGCCTCTGCAGTGTCGAACCCGGGCCGGATCCGCTTCACCGGCCTCGACCCCGAGGCGCTCTACAGCGTGGAGCCGCTGCCGATCGGCACCACGCTGCACCACCTGTTCCCCGCCCCGTGGTGGGAGGACGCCCCACTTGAGTTGAGCGGTGCAGCGCTCGGCCGCGTCGGCCTCGCCGCGCCGCTGATGCGGCCGGAGCAGGGCGTGCTGTTCCGGGTGACGCGCGTCGGCTGA
- a CDS encoding LacI family DNA-binding transcriptional regulator → MELPAPVRERASINDVARRAGVSAQTVSRVANRMTNVRPATRERVLEAMQALNYRPNSAARNLKAGRFRSIGFVTFNLATFGNERTLSAVAEASEAAGYTTTLLPVADPTQLDVVGAFGRLEEQAVDGIILVMSAEVGALDELTMTAGLPLVIIDSNAHLPYTIVDTDQEQGARTALQHLFDLGHRDIVHVAGPASSYSAQRRAEAYRATMAEAGLPELPILTGDWSAESGLTLGRKLLESDAVPTAIFASNDHMALGIMHAIHDAGLRVPQDISVIGFDDVEGAASFWPALSTVHQNLDEVGRRATSLLLALIDGEPDEQQKILVQTRLVVRDSTGPVPAR, encoded by the coding sequence ATGGAGCTTCCCGCCCCCGTGCGAGAGCGTGCTTCGATCAATGATGTCGCTCGCCGGGCCGGTGTCTCGGCGCAGACGGTGTCGCGCGTGGCGAATCGCATGACCAACGTGCGGCCGGCCACCCGGGAGCGAGTGCTCGAGGCGATGCAAGCGCTCAACTACCGCCCGAACAGCGCCGCACGCAACCTCAAGGCCGGCCGCTTCCGCAGCATCGGCTTCGTGACCTTCAACCTCGCCACCTTCGGCAACGAGCGCACGCTCAGCGCCGTCGCCGAGGCCTCCGAGGCCGCCGGGTACACCACGACGCTGTTGCCGGTCGCCGACCCGACCCAACTCGACGTCGTCGGCGCATTCGGCCGGCTCGAGGAGCAGGCCGTCGACGGCATCATCCTGGTCATGTCGGCAGAGGTGGGCGCACTGGACGAGCTCACCATGACCGCCGGGCTGCCGCTCGTCATCATCGACTCCAACGCGCACCTGCCGTACACGATCGTGGACACCGATCAGGAGCAGGGCGCACGCACCGCACTGCAGCACCTGTTCGACCTGGGCCACCGCGACATTGTTCACGTCGCCGGGCCGGCCTCGTCGTACTCCGCACAGCGCCGCGCCGAGGCCTACCGGGCCACCATGGCCGAGGCAGGGCTGCCAGAGCTGCCGATCCTGACCGGCGACTGGTCGGCCGAATCGGGGCTGACCCTGGGCAGGAAGCTGCTCGAATCCGACGCCGTGCCGACGGCGATCTTCGCCTCGAACGACCACATGGCGCTCGGCATCATGCACGCGATCCACGATGCGGGCCTGCGGGTTCCGCAAGACATCAGCGTGATCGGTTTCGACGATGTTGAGGGCGCCGCCTCGTTCTGGCCGGCGCTCAGCACCGTGCACCAGAACCTCGACGAGGTTGGCCGCCGCGCCACCAGCCTGCTGCTGGCGCTCATCGACGGCGAGCCCGACGAGCAGCAGAAGATCCTCGTGCAGACCCGCCTCGTCGTTCGTGACAGCACGGGCCCGGTTCCCGCGCGGTGA
- a CDS encoding glycoside hydrolase family 35 protein, which translates to MPSFAIGATDFLLDGAPFRVLSGALHYFRVHPEHWADRIHKAKLMGLNTIETYVPWNEHSPTRGEFRTTPQLDLARFLDLVHAEGMHAIVRPGPYICAEWTDGGLPGWLTADPSMVIRTNDPAYMAAVTEYLRAVYAIVGPRQIQHGGPVILVQIENEYGAYAADKDYLRGLTALTRACGIDVPLTTVDQPSDQMLADGGLDELHKTGSFGSRAGERLATLRRHQPTGPLMCSEFWCGWFDAWGAPHRTTSAADAARELDALLAAGASVNIYMFHGGTNFGFTSGADDKGTYRPTITSYDYDAPLAEDGTPTEKFWRFREVLAKYGEVPEEAPAERTDSAAFEVQLDRCVPLRHANLVAPSAFDALPDATALGSARGFSLYSTQLEHGGLLAFTEVRDRAQLFLNRAPIGVLNRDHHDRVFALPPEATGELTLLVEYMGGVNYGQRIGEPKGLIGPATLDGEPLTDWVAGPVALEEDGRLSPVVEAALEAADDCAPGPLSGPAFARGSFELGSTGPESASLGDLHLDTAGWGKGVAWVNGFNLGRYWSRGPQRTLYVPAPVLRAGRNEIVIFETAGALSATARFVARPDLGSDEV; encoded by the coding sequence ATGCCCTCCTTCGCCATCGGCGCCACCGATTTCCTTCTCGATGGCGCGCCGTTCCGAGTTCTCTCCGGCGCGCTGCACTACTTCCGTGTGCACCCCGAGCACTGGGCCGACCGCATCCACAAGGCCAAGCTGATGGGCCTGAACACGATCGAGACCTACGTTCCGTGGAACGAGCACTCCCCCACCCGCGGCGAGTTCCGCACCACGCCGCAGCTCGACCTCGCCCGCTTCCTCGACCTCGTGCACGCCGAGGGCATGCACGCGATCGTGCGCCCCGGGCCATACATCTGCGCCGAGTGGACCGACGGCGGCCTGCCCGGCTGGCTCACGGCCGACCCGTCGATGGTGATCCGCACCAACGACCCGGCCTACATGGCGGCCGTCACCGAGTACCTGCGCGCGGTGTACGCGATCGTGGGCCCGCGCCAGATTCAGCACGGCGGCCCCGTCATCCTGGTGCAGATCGAGAATGAGTACGGCGCCTACGCCGCAGACAAGGACTACCTGCGCGGCCTGACCGCGCTGACCCGCGCCTGCGGCATCGACGTGCCGCTGACGACCGTCGACCAGCCGAGCGACCAGATGCTCGCCGACGGCGGCCTCGACGAACTGCACAAGACCGGCTCGTTCGGTTCGCGGGCGGGCGAACGCCTCGCCACCCTGCGCAGGCACCAGCCAACGGGGCCGCTGATGTGCTCGGAATTCTGGTGCGGCTGGTTCGACGCCTGGGGCGCTCCGCACCGCACGACGTCCGCCGCCGATGCGGCCCGCGAGCTCGACGCGCTGCTCGCCGCCGGGGCATCCGTCAACATTTACATGTTCCACGGGGGCACCAACTTCGGTTTCACCTCTGGCGCCGACGACAAGGGCACGTACCGGCCCACGATCACTTCCTACGACTACGACGCCCCCCTGGCCGAGGACGGCACGCCCACCGAGAAGTTCTGGCGGTTCCGCGAGGTGCTCGCCAAGTACGGGGAGGTGCCGGAGGAAGCCCCGGCCGAGCGCACCGATAGCGCGGCCTTCGAGGTGCAACTCGACCGCTGCGTGCCGCTGCGTCACGCGAACCTCGTGGCGCCGTCGGCGTTCGACGCGCTGCCGGATGCCACGGCCCTCGGCTCGGCTCGCGGCTTCTCTCTCTACTCGACGCAGCTCGAGCACGGCGGCCTGCTCGCCTTCACCGAGGTACGCGACCGCGCGCAGCTGTTTCTGAACCGCGCCCCCATCGGCGTCCTGAACCGCGACCACCACGATCGTGTCTTCGCGCTGCCCCCCGAGGCGACGGGCGAGCTCACCCTCCTGGTGGAGTACATGGGCGGAGTGAACTACGGGCAGCGCATCGGCGAGCCGAAGGGCCTGATCGGACCGGCCACGCTCGACGGCGAGCCGCTCACAGACTGGGTGGCCGGACCGGTGGCGCTGGAGGAGGACGGCCGGCTGAGCCCCGTGGTCGAGGCCGCCCTGGAGGCGGCGGACGACTGCGCCCCCGGGCCGCTCAGTGGCCCGGCGTTCGCACGCGGCAGCTTCGAGCTCGGGTCAACCGGGCCGGAATCCGCCTCGCTCGGCGACCTGCACCTGGACACCGCCGGCTGGGGCAAGGGCGTCGCCTGGGTGAATGGATTCAACCTGGGTCGCTACTGGAGCCGCGGCCCGCAGCGCACCCTCTACGTGCCCGCGCCCGTGCTGCGCGCGGGCAGGAATGAGATCGTCATCTTCGAGACGGCCGGAGCACTGAGTGCCACCGCGCGCTTCGTCGCCCGCCCCGATCTCGGGTCTGACGAGGTCTAG